A section of the Agrobacterium tumefaciens genome encodes:
- a CDS encoding DUF2232 domain-containing protein — protein MQKFNQTVLIAGVLAGICAAFLTLGATAQSSFSFLLYAGSAMPILVAGMGWGNRAAIVAIVTAAIIGALVMSPLFALTIAIFTLIPAGWLSHLANLARPASELGGPDDLLAWYPLSGIVLHLCILISVAVVILGWMIGYGPDLVARLIDVIMTSVQNSEPLFEPDVEGLARAKSMFVLTLPIVQGGLWVILLFAAYYFATRLVGAFGKGLRPREDIPAALRMHRNAIFIFLAGILAMFFGGVAAMVGAVVCGTFGAGFLMAGYASLHKKARGKDWRLPVLILAYLSAVFVFPLFIILVFGLSDVRSTISLTPARKTDTTNETNN, from the coding sequence GTGCAAAAGTTCAACCAGACAGTGCTGATAGCAGGCGTTCTCGCCGGCATATGCGCCGCGTTTCTGACGCTTGGCGCCACCGCACAGTCGTCTTTTTCCTTCCTGCTTTATGCCGGTTCCGCCATGCCGATCCTCGTCGCAGGCATGGGCTGGGGCAATCGCGCAGCTATCGTTGCCATCGTCACCGCCGCCATTATCGGCGCGCTGGTGATGTCGCCGCTTTTTGCCCTGACGATCGCGATCTTTACGCTGATCCCGGCGGGTTGGCTTTCGCATCTGGCCAATCTGGCGCGCCCGGCCTCCGAACTTGGCGGACCGGATGACCTGCTTGCCTGGTATCCCCTGTCCGGCATCGTGCTGCACCTGTGCATTCTGATTTCGGTCGCCGTCGTCATTCTCGGGTGGATGATCGGCTACGGGCCTGATCTCGTCGCGCGTCTGATAGACGTGATTATGACCTCGGTTCAGAACAGCGAACCGCTGTTTGAACCCGATGTCGAGGGGCTGGCGCGGGCGAAGTCCATGTTTGTCCTGACGCTGCCGATCGTTCAGGGTGGTCTCTGGGTTATCCTTCTGTTTGCGGCCTATTATTTCGCGACCCGGTTGGTCGGCGCCTTCGGCAAGGGTCTGCGCCCGCGCGAGGATATTCCGGCCGCATTGCGCATGCATCGCAACGCGATCTTCATTTTCCTCGCAGGCATTCTTGCAATGTTTTTCGGCGGTGTCGCGGCCATGGTCGGCGCAGTCGTCTGCGGCACCTTCGGCGCGGGCTTCCTGATGGCGGGTTACGCCTCGCTGCATAAAAAAGCGCGCGGAAAGGACTGGCGCCTGCCAGTTCTCATCCTCGCTTATCTCTCGGCGGTCTTTGTCTTTCCGCTGTTCATCATTCTCGTGTTCGGCCTCAGCGACGTGCGCAGCACGATCTCCCTGACGCCGGCACGGAAAACAGACACTACGAACGAAACCAACAACTAG
- the rplI gene encoding 50S ribosomal protein L9, translating to MDVILLERINKLGQMGETVKVRDGYARNFLLPQGKALRANAANKTRFETERATLEARNLERKSEAQKVAEALEGKSFIVVRSAGETGQLYGSVAARDVVEILAAEGFNIGRNQVELNTPIKTIGLHNVTLHLHAEVELQVELNVARSAEEAERQAKGESLTSADAIYGVDEDALRPEDFFDPEADNDGDDE from the coding sequence ATGGACGTTATTCTTCTCGAACGCATCAACAAGCTCGGCCAGATGGGCGAAACCGTCAAGGTTCGCGACGGCTATGCCCGTAACTTCCTGCTGCCGCAGGGCAAGGCGCTGCGCGCCAACGCTGCCAACAAGACCCGTTTCGAAACCGAGCGCGCAACGCTCGAAGCTCGTAACCTTGAGCGCAAGTCGGAAGCCCAGAAGGTTGCCGAAGCCCTCGAAGGCAAGTCCTTCATAGTTGTCCGTTCGGCTGGCGAAACCGGTCAGCTGTACGGTTCCGTTGCTGCCCGCGACGTCGTTGAAATCCTGGCTGCCGAAGGCTTCAACATCGGCCGCAACCAGGTCGAGCTGAACACGCCGATCAAGACCATCGGTCTGCACAACGTTACCCTTCACCTGCACGCCGAAGTCGAACTGCAGGTCGAGCTGAACGTTGCCCGTTCGGCTGAAGAAGCTGAGCGTCAGGCCAAGGGCGAAAGCCTCACCTCCGCTGACGCCATCTACGGCGTTGACGAAGACGCGCTGCGTCCGGAAGACTTCTTCGACCCGGAAGCCGACAACGACGGCGACGACGAGTAA
- a CDS encoding HlyD family secretion protein — protein sequence MLKKFFTPVSILVLLGGIAGVALVLYAWRLPPFLSTVEMTDNAFVRGYVTTMSPQVSGYVVDVPVKDYQEVKQGALLAKIDDRIYRQKQAQAEATLDTHKAALDNSRQQENAANANIRSSEAAVDSAEASLKQAQLASDRQDNLIKSGVGTSSLQEEAHAALEKARASLSQAKAALEVSRQDLQTIIVNRSSLQAAVANAEAAVELARIDLANTEIHAPVDGRLGEVGVRTGQYVTAGTQLVAVVPHDVWVIANFKETQLAGMQVGQPVTISVDALHRRKLTGHVERFSPATGSEFAVIKPDNATGNFVKIAQRLGVRIAIDADQPLAAELSPGMSVVVHVDKAKAPDGAETAAR from the coding sequence ATGCTGAAGAAGTTTTTTACCCCCGTTTCCATCCTTGTGTTGCTCGGCGGCATCGCCGGCGTGGCGCTTGTGCTCTATGCCTGGCGGCTGCCGCCGTTCCTCTCCACCGTCGAAATGACCGACAACGCCTTCGTGCGTGGTTATGTCACCACCATGAGCCCGCAGGTCAGCGGTTATGTCGTGGATGTGCCGGTCAAGGATTATCAGGAAGTCAAGCAGGGCGCGTTGCTCGCCAAGATCGATGACCGCATCTACCGCCAGAAGCAGGCGCAGGCGGAAGCAACGCTCGATACGCACAAGGCGGCGCTCGATAATTCCCGTCAGCAGGAAAATGCCGCCAACGCCAATATCCGCTCCAGTGAAGCGGCCGTCGACAGTGCCGAGGCGTCGCTGAAACAGGCGCAGCTTGCTTCCGACCGGCAGGACAACTTGATCAAGAGCGGTGTCGGAACCTCCAGCCTCCAGGAAGAGGCTCATGCCGCGCTGGAAAAGGCGAGGGCCTCGCTATCGCAGGCAAAGGCGGCGCTGGAAGTGTCCCGGCAGGACCTGCAGACGATCATCGTCAACCGTAGCTCGCTGCAGGCCGCTGTCGCGAACGCCGAAGCCGCGGTCGAACTCGCGCGCATCGATCTTGCCAATACCGAAATCCACGCGCCCGTGGACGGCAGGCTGGGCGAAGTCGGGGTCCGCACCGGCCAATATGTCACCGCCGGGACGCAGCTCGTGGCCGTCGTGCCGCATGATGTCTGGGTCATCGCCAATTTCAAGGAAACCCAGCTCGCCGGCATGCAGGTCGGCCAGCCGGTGACGATCTCCGTCGATGCGCTGCATCGCCGCAAGTTGACCGGCCACGTCGAGCGCTTCTCCCCCGCGACGGGTTCGGAATTCGCCGTCATCAAGCCTGACAATGCGACCGGCAACTTCGTCAAGATCGCCCAGCGCCTCGGTGTCCGCATCGCCATAGACGCGGATCAGCCGCTGGCCGCGGAGCTTTCGCCGGGCATGTCCGTGGTGGTGCATGTGGACAAGGCCAAGGCACCTGATGGGGCGGAGACGGCGGCGAGGTAA
- a CDS encoding MFS transporter, giving the protein MSTIVSQNDDDARLEKAPDPVITQADPAAARQDDVAAAQAPQPAPAAPVQPERPLWLRLCFIFAGLCFFITQGLGMNLVMANIYQLQGEFSATVAEVAWLSAAYMAPYATFSIALFKVRAQYGLRPFAELSIVAFVIANCLNLFVTDLHSAIVIRFISGMAAAPISSLGFLYILEAFPPARKFSLGFSIALTGTLLSAPIARMVSPSLLAIDGWNALYSMEVGFALISLAMIYVLKVTPPPRAKVIERMDILSYLLFAGGLGCLAVMLTLGRFYWWFETWWLGALLATSIALLTLMAFIELPRKNPLLDLRWIFSRTNLHAIAVLLVYRGISSEQSSTAVSFYQQLGLLNDQTITLYALVLLATVLGGAACAWLMLTKYVDTAHVIALTLIAAGSFMDSQSSNLTRPEQMYLSQMMIAFGAAMFLPPVMAKGFGAALARGAPYLVNFITIFLFTQITGSMLMTGLLGSFVTLREKFHSNVLVENILLTNPLVAQRVSQLSGAYSHVITDPALLRAEGLALLGQQVSREAYVLAYNDTFLLISVVSALALAFLLIHLAWRRIWPLLSGNADAAPAAQS; this is encoded by the coding sequence ATGAGCACCATCGTGTCCCAGAATGATGATGATGCGAGGCTCGAAAAAGCGCCCGATCCCGTGATCACGCAGGCTGACCCTGCCGCTGCGCGGCAGGACGACGTTGCGGCTGCGCAGGCCCCACAGCCCGCCCCGGCAGCGCCTGTCCAGCCGGAGCGGCCGCTGTGGCTGCGTCTCTGCTTCATCTTCGCCGGCCTGTGCTTTTTCATCACGCAGGGCCTCGGCATGAACCTCGTCATGGCCAATATCTATCAGCTGCAGGGAGAGTTTTCCGCTACAGTTGCAGAGGTTGCCTGGCTCTCCGCCGCCTATATGGCGCCCTATGCGACCTTTTCCATCGCGCTGTTCAAGGTCAGGGCGCAATATGGCCTGCGGCCCTTTGCGGAACTGTCGATCGTCGCCTTTGTGATCGCCAACTGCCTCAACCTTTTCGTCACGGATTTGCATTCGGCAATCGTCATCCGCTTCATCAGCGGCATGGCCGCGGCACCGATTTCCTCGCTCGGCTTCCTTTATATTCTGGAGGCTTTTCCGCCCGCCCGGAAATTCTCGCTCGGTTTCAGCATCGCGCTGACGGGCACGCTGTTGTCGGCGCCGATTGCGCGCATGGTGTCGCCATCGCTTCTGGCCATCGACGGCTGGAATGCCCTTTATTCGATGGAAGTTGGTTTTGCGCTGATATCGCTTGCGATGATCTATGTCCTCAAGGTCACCCCGCCGCCCCGCGCGAAGGTTATCGAGCGCATGGATATTCTGAGCTACCTGCTGTTCGCCGGCGGTCTCGGTTGCCTCGCGGTCATGCTGACGCTCGGCCGGTTTTATTGGTGGTTCGAAACCTGGTGGCTTGGCGCATTGCTTGCGACCTCGATTGCGCTTTTGACGCTGATGGCTTTCATCGAACTCCCGCGCAAGAACCCGCTGCTCGACCTGCGCTGGATATTCTCCAGAACCAATCTGCATGCCATTGCAGTTCTGCTGGTTTACAGGGGAATATCGTCGGAACAGTCGTCAACAGCTGTCAGCTTTTACCAGCAGCTCGGCCTTCTCAATGACCAGACGATCACGCTCTACGCGCTGGTGCTGCTGGCCACTGTCCTGGGCGGTGCGGCCTGCGCCTGGCTGATGTTGACGAAATATGTCGATACCGCGCACGTCATCGCGCTGACGTTGATCGCGGCAGGCTCCTTCATGGACAGCCAGTCGAGCAATCTGACCCGCCCGGAGCAGATGTATCTCAGCCAGATGATGATTGCGTTCGGCGCTGCCATGTTCCTGCCGCCCGTCATGGCCAAGGGCTTTGGTGCGGCCCTCGCCAGGGGCGCACCCTATCTGGTGAACTTCATCACCATCTTTCTGTTCACGCAAATCACCGGCTCGATGCTGATGACGGGTCTGCTTGGCAGCTTCGTGACGCTGCGGGAGAAATTCCACTCCAACGTCCTGGTAGAGAATATTCTTCTGACCAACCCACTCGTTGCCCAGCGTGTCTCGCAGCTGTCTGGGGCTTACAGCCATGTGATCACCGATCCCGCCCTGCTGAGGGCGGAAGGTCTGGCGCTGCTTGGTCAACAGGTCAGCAGGGAAGCCTATGTGCTTGCCTACAACGATACATTCCTGCTGATATCGGTTGTCTCAGCGCTGGCGCTTGCCTTCCTTTTAATCCATCTTGCCTGGCGACGCATCTGGCCTCTTCTTTCTGGAAATGCCGATGCCGCACCAGCGGCCCAGTCTTGA
- a CDS encoding MarR family winged helix-turn-helix transcriptional regulator, with the protein MSRETDKEQLLDEVSAFTRKLRAFFDARVAESGLTLARARALFALSRRGPLTQTELAEEMEIETPTLVRVLDGMEKQNLIERRSDENDRRAKRIHMTAEGEKTSETVQAMAKSLRSEIAADISSQDLAMALDVMRRLSANLHQLATGRAQP; encoded by the coding sequence ATGTCCCGCGAGACCGACAAGGAACAGCTTCTGGATGAAGTCTCCGCTTTCACCCGCAAACTGCGTGCGTTCTTCGACGCGCGGGTGGCGGAGAGCGGGCTGACGCTGGCACGGGCGCGCGCGCTCTTTGCGCTCTCGCGGCGCGGACCGCTGACACAGACGGAATTGGCCGAAGAAATGGAAATCGAAACACCGACGCTGGTGCGGGTGCTTGATGGAATGGAGAAGCAGAATCTGATCGAGCGTCGCTCGGACGAAAATGACCGCCGGGCAAAACGCATTCATATGACGGCCGAAGGTGAGAAGACCTCCGAGACTGTACAGGCGATGGCGAAATCGCTGCGTTCGGAAATCGCTGCCGACATTTCATCGCAGGATCTGGCGATGGCACTGGATGTCATGCGCCGCCTGTCGGCAAACCTGCACCAGCTTGCAACGGGGAGGGCGCAGCCATGA
- a CDS encoding replicative DNA helicase: MNDAVRKITPAQPAEPHYREAPNNIEAEQALLGAILVNNDAYYRVSDFLKPVHLYEPLHRKIFEVAGDIIRMGKTANPVTIKTFLPADDKIGDLTVAQYLARLAAEAVSIINAEDYGRAIYDLALRRALIQIGEDVVNIAYDAPLDMPPQAQIEDTERRLFELAETGRYDGGFQSFNDAVALAIDMAGAAFERDGNLSGISTGIHSLDARMGGLQRSDLIVLAGRPGMGKTSLATNIAYNIAASYEQEVQPDGSYKAKNGGVVGFYSLEMSSEQLATRIISEQTEVSSSKIRRGDITEADFEKLVACSQMMQKVPLYIDQTGGISIAQLSARARRLKRQRGLDVLVVDYVQLMTGSGKSGENRVQEITQITTGLKALGKELNVPIIALSQLSRAVESREDKRPQLSDLRESGSIEQDADVVLFVFREEYYVKNMEPRDVSDPKYAEWEALFDKVKGTADVIIAKQRHGPTGTVKLAFQSEFTRFTDLADPSFSQYEEH; encoded by the coding sequence ATGAACGACGCTGTGAGAAAGATCACCCCCGCGCAACCGGCGGAACCGCATTACCGCGAAGCGCCCAACAACATTGAAGCGGAGCAGGCGCTGCTGGGCGCCATCCTCGTCAACAACGACGCCTATTACCGCGTGTCGGACTTCCTGAAGCCCGTGCACCTCTATGAGCCGCTGCATCGCAAGATCTTCGAGGTGGCCGGCGACATCATCCGCATGGGCAAGACCGCCAATCCGGTAACCATCAAGACTTTCCTTCCCGCCGACGATAAGATCGGCGACCTGACGGTGGCGCAGTACCTCGCCCGTCTTGCAGCGGAAGCCGTTTCCATCATCAACGCGGAAGATTACGGCCGGGCTATCTACGATCTCGCGCTGCGCCGTGCGTTGATCCAGATCGGCGAAGACGTCGTCAACATCGCCTATGACGCGCCGCTCGACATGCCACCGCAGGCGCAGATCGAAGACACGGAGCGCCGCCTGTTCGAGCTGGCGGAAACCGGCCGTTACGACGGCGGCTTCCAGTCCTTCAACGACGCCGTTGCCCTGGCGATCGATATGGCGGGTGCCGCCTTTGAACGCGACGGCAATCTCTCCGGCATCTCCACCGGCATCCACTCGCTCGATGCCCGGATGGGCGGGTTGCAGCGTTCCGACCTTATCGTTCTTGCGGGTCGTCCCGGTATGGGCAAGACCTCGCTCGCGACCAACATCGCCTATAACATTGCTGCATCTTACGAGCAGGAAGTGCAGCCCGACGGCTCGTACAAGGCCAAGAATGGCGGCGTTGTCGGCTTCTACTCGCTCGAAATGTCGTCCGAACAGCTGGCGACCCGTATCATTTCCGAGCAGACGGAAGTGTCATCCTCGAAAATCCGCCGCGGTGACATTACCGAGGCTGATTTCGAAAAGCTCGTCGCCTGCTCCCAGATGATGCAGAAGGTGCCGCTTTACATCGACCAGACCGGTGGTATCTCGATTGCCCAGCTTTCCGCCCGTGCCCGCCGCCTGAAGCGCCAGCGCGGCCTCGATGTTCTCGTGGTCGACTACGTTCAGCTGATGACCGGCTCCGGCAAGAGCGGTGAAAACCGCGTGCAGGAAATCACCCAGATCACCACCGGCCTGAAGGCGCTGGGCAAAGAACTCAACGTTCCGATCATCGCGCTCTCACAGCTCTCCCGTGCGGTGGAAAGCCGCGAAGACAAGCGCCCGCAGCTCTCCGACCTGCGTGAATCGGGCTCGATCGAGCAAGACGCCGACGTGGTGCTCTTTGTGTTCCGCGAGGAATATTACGTCAAGAACATGGAGCCGCGCGATGTCTCCGACCCGAAATATGCCGAATGGGAAGCCCTGTTCGACAAGGTCAAAGGCACAGCCGACGTCATCATCGCCAAGCAGCGCCACGGACCGACCGGCACGGTGAAACTCGCCTTCCAGTCCGAGTTCACCCGCTTCACCGACCTCGCCGATCCGAGCTTCAGCCAGTATGAAGAGCATTGA
- a CDS encoding ABC transporter ATP-binding protein, with product MSAAAPYLFSRLIDDLPDDPKQWMLGFALYAILTALASGLERSTQYLTVIHAERLELVASTSFFDRIVHKHPSFFNDHNPVEIQSAQARGASSASTLMQIGLISFIPGMATFLLSILLMGAVLSADLVLIVVAYGVIFVALTLASNRLTTPYLEQAMDAGQDNAGFVGNAISMIEPLRHTGSNVWMKRRFAESAGLIYRNWRLYSLRRIGFVLTISLALGIQIIIGFYLLLPRYQAGALSIGDIVLFNTLLLQLNVPFELIGHSISETARALAQFGPYAQMWHAPDEEVSSGSSAPRGTMRTLRLEGVGFRYANGRGVDGVSFTAAPGRLTFITGETGSGKSTLFKLLQKTMAPQQGRITVDDADLSTISREDWFAAAGIVPQEVQLLNDTLRSNIILGRVPDEERLRRAAQRAAILTRIEEMPDGFDTIVGERGLKLSGGERQRVAIARALYAEPTILLLDEASSALDEETEREIMNQLRVVDSDVTIIAITHRQSSIREADQVIVLPAGRDPSTPEPRAAGV from the coding sequence TTGAGTGCAGCTGCGCCCTATCTCTTTTCACGCCTCATCGATGATCTGCCTGACGATCCGAAGCAATGGATGCTGGGCTTTGCGCTTTACGCCATTTTGACAGCGCTGGCTTCGGGCCTCGAGCGCTCGACACAATATCTCACTGTCATCCACGCGGAACGTCTTGAGCTTGTTGCTTCAACCAGCTTCTTTGATCGCATCGTCCACAAACACCCGTCTTTTTTCAACGATCATAATCCGGTGGAGATACAATCCGCACAGGCGCGCGGCGCTTCGTCAGCCTCCACGCTCATGCAGATCGGTTTGATTTCTTTCATTCCCGGCATGGCGACATTTTTGCTGAGTATCCTACTCATGGGGGCCGTGCTGAGCGCCGATCTGGTGCTGATCGTCGTCGCCTATGGGGTCATTTTCGTTGCCCTGACACTCGCATCCAATCGCCTGACAACGCCTTATCTCGAGCAAGCCATGGACGCCGGACAGGATAATGCCGGCTTTGTCGGCAACGCCATTTCCATGATCGAGCCTTTGCGACACACCGGCAGCAACGTCTGGATGAAACGTCGTTTTGCCGAGAGCGCCGGGCTGATCTACCGGAACTGGCGGCTTTATTCGCTCCGTCGGATCGGGTTCGTCTTGACTATTTCCCTGGCGCTGGGAATCCAGATTATCATCGGTTTCTATCTTCTGCTGCCGCGATACCAGGCGGGCGCGCTGTCGATCGGCGACATCGTTCTTTTCAACACTCTGTTGTTGCAGCTCAACGTACCATTCGAACTCATCGGACATTCGATCTCCGAGACCGCCCGGGCGCTCGCTCAATTTGGGCCTTATGCGCAGATGTGGCACGCGCCCGACGAAGAGGTGTCGTCCGGGTCAAGCGCGCCTAGGGGTACGATGCGCACACTCAGGCTTGAAGGGGTCGGTTTTCGTTACGCCAACGGTCGTGGTGTTGATGGCGTCTCTTTTACCGCCGCACCCGGTCGCTTGACCTTCATCACCGGTGAAACCGGATCGGGCAAATCGACCCTGTTCAAACTGCTGCAGAAGACGATGGCACCGCAGCAAGGCCGCATCACCGTCGACGACGCAGATCTTTCCACCATTTCTCGCGAAGACTGGTTCGCCGCCGCCGGCATCGTGCCTCAGGAGGTTCAGTTACTCAACGATACGCTGCGCAGTAATATTATTCTGGGTCGGGTGCCGGACGAAGAGAGATTGCGCCGCGCGGCCCAGCGCGCTGCCATTCTCACCCGCATCGAAGAAATGCCGGATGGATTCGACACCATCGTTGGTGAGAGAGGCTTGAAACTATCGGGCGGCGAACGCCAGCGTGTGGCGATTGCGCGCGCGCTTTATGCGGAGCCGACGATCCTGCTTCTCGATGAGGCCAGTTCCGCGCTTGACGAGGAGACCGAACGCGAGATCATGAATCAGCTGCGCGTCGTCGACAGCGACGTGACGATAATTGCCATTACGCATCGCCAAAGCAGTATCCGCGAGGCGGATCAGGTGATCGTGTTGCCGGCCGGCCGCGATCCATCTACACCCGAGCCCCGCGCCGCAGGCGTTTGA
- a CDS encoding AzlD family protein produces the protein MTLDPNTFFTILAMTAATVATRLGGLLLVNHFNLTPRLKMALGVVPPAVLMAVVTPTAFASGPAETMACAITAVAALRLSLLPAAGLGILSVALLRGIGL, from the coding sequence ATGACGCTCGATCCAAACACGTTCTTCACCATCCTTGCAATGACGGCGGCAACCGTCGCGACACGCCTCGGCGGTCTGCTGCTGGTTAACCATTTCAACCTGACACCGCGCCTGAAAATGGCGCTTGGCGTAGTGCCCCCAGCGGTCCTGATGGCCGTCGTTACGCCCACCGCATTCGCCAGCGGTCCTGCCGAAACCATGGCCTGCGCCATCACCGCTGTCGCCGCTCTACGCCTAAGCCTGCTGCCGGCAGCAGGATTGGGCATCCTCTCGGTGGCGCTGCTGCGCGGAATCGGTTTGTGA
- a CDS encoding AzlC family ABC transporter permease: MSKPQKRAEFIEGLRAAAPLLVAMVPIGVVFGAAAIGKGLSPLEASLMSLLVFAGGSQFVAMDLWTHPASWSGLGFAALLVNLRHVLMSASVAGKLDDFKGWRKYAAMLVLTDESWALAEFRVITGKLSAAFFAGAALSIYLVWNLATVTGALLGSVVGDMSATGLDFAFPAVFIVLLMGFWKGRETGLVLLASASAAYLTHALLPGAWYIAAGAVAGLAVAAFAHGQEMEQPA; encoded by the coding sequence ATGTCGAAACCGCAAAAACGCGCCGAATTTATCGAAGGGTTGAGGGCCGCCGCACCATTGCTGGTCGCCATGGTGCCGATCGGCGTGGTTTTTGGCGCCGCCGCCATCGGCAAGGGCCTGTCGCCTCTTGAGGCGTCCCTGATGTCGCTGCTTGTCTTTGCCGGCGGCTCACAGTTCGTCGCCATGGATCTGTGGACACATCCGGCAAGCTGGAGTGGGCTCGGATTCGCAGCATTGCTGGTCAATCTTCGCCACGTGCTGATGAGTGCTTCGGTTGCGGGCAAGCTGGATGACTTCAAAGGCTGGAGAAAATACGCGGCCATGCTGGTGCTGACGGATGAATCCTGGGCTCTTGCAGAATTCCGCGTTATCACTGGCAAACTGAGCGCTGCCTTTTTTGCCGGCGCCGCCTTGTCCATCTATCTCGTGTGGAACCTCGCGACAGTGACGGGTGCGTTGCTCGGCTCCGTTGTCGGCGACATGTCGGCTACAGGCCTGGACTTTGCTTTTCCAGCAGTCTTCATCGTGTTGCTGATGGGCTTCTGGAAGGGCAGGGAGACCGGCCTTGTTCTGCTGGCCAGCGCCTCAGCCGCCTATCTCACCCATGCGTTGCTGCCCGGCGCCTGGTATATCGCGGCTGGTGCCGTCGCCGGGCTCGCCGTGGCCGCCTTTGCCCATGGGCAAGAGATGGAACAGCCCGCATGA
- a CDS encoding AraC family transcriptional regulator yields MHHVSQEQALDFMPVATTETTRFWRDRRFGGMECLSATFLTHEYSPHAHDTFSIGAIESGSQISTIQGTTEQTGPGNLYLINPDEIHDGAPGGGGYRYRMIYPDIELLRDIIEDVTGRTFHGTPSFPKFLPYDPHMAAAFQMAHRRLEAITGALEADEGMFSVLAAVFGRHGSAIILPVKTREKTAVYAARDYLSDNYETDIGLEELAAIAGLSRAHLIRAFRKEFHITPHAFLTDVRIRRARRLLRAGEMPAEVAAMCGFADQAHFTRHFKARTGVTPGQFRMG; encoded by the coding sequence ATGCATCATGTTTCGCAGGAACAGGCCCTTGATTTCATGCCCGTCGCCACGACAGAGACCACCCGGTTCTGGCGTGACCGACGTTTTGGCGGCATGGAATGCCTGAGCGCTACGTTTCTAACACATGAATATTCGCCGCACGCGCACGACACGTTTTCGATCGGCGCGATCGAAAGCGGCTCGCAGATTTCCACGATTCAGGGAACCACCGAACAGACGGGGCCGGGAAACCTCTACCTCATCAACCCGGATGAGATTCACGACGGTGCCCCGGGTGGGGGCGGTTATCGCTACCGGATGATCTACCCGGATATAGAACTCTTGCGCGACATCATCGAGGATGTGACCGGGAGGACCTTTCACGGTACGCCCTCCTTCCCGAAATTTCTTCCCTATGACCCGCATATGGCAGCGGCCTTTCAGATGGCGCATCGTCGACTGGAAGCCATAACCGGGGCGCTGGAGGCGGACGAGGGCATGTTCTCCGTCCTTGCCGCCGTTTTCGGCAGGCATGGCAGCGCCATTATCCTGCCGGTCAAGACGCGCGAGAAAACGGCAGTTTACGCCGCGCGCGACTATCTTTCCGACAATTACGAAACCGATATCGGCCTGGAGGAACTTGCTGCCATTGCGGGCCTTAGTCGCGCTCATCTCATCCGCGCCTTTCGCAAGGAGTTCCATATCACCCCGCACGCTTTTCTGACGGATGTCCGCATCCGACGTGCGCGCCGGCTTCTACGCGCAGGCGAGATGCCAGCGGAGGTGGCAGCAATGTGTGGTTTTGCCGATCAGGCGCACTTCACCCGCCATTTCAAGGCTCGCACCGGCGTCACGCCGGGGCAGTTCAGGATGGGATGA